The Synechococcus sp. WH 8101 sequence GCCTGAAGAATGAACTTGGCGCTGAAGTGGTCTATGCCTTCGGCGATGGTGATGTGAACTTTGCTCTAGGCGATGGCCTCGAGTCAGTCATTGACGGTGTGTTTGTTTCAGTCGAGAACAGAAGCGGCTGGGAATCCGATGGCACCTTTATTGGCAATTACACCGATCCATGGCTTGGCTTGGGGTTTAATATTGACCTCCTCAATGTCACCCTCTCGGGTGGACCGCGCTTTTACACGCCGGGAAGTTATTCCGGCTTGCCACAGCGTACCGACTGGGGCGGAGAGATCGAACTGGAATATCCCATTGCAGAGAATGTCGTGCTGTTTGCCCACTGGGAACCCGTTTACAGCACGGAAGGAGGCTCGGGCTGGGGTGTTGGCTGGCAGCACCATGTTGGAACAGGGCTCAGCTTGTTGTTCTAAGGAAAGCTTGATTCAGGTCGCTGTGCCATTGGTTGCCCGGCCCTGTCACTTTCTGGCTGGGCCCAGCCGAATGATCACGCCAGGGTGGTGCAAGATATGCCAATCGCTCTCATGCTCCGCCTCCACGGGACCCGCGACAGCCTGCTGGTTGCACTGACAGCCCACTGGGCCGATCAGCAGCTGCAGCTGCCGTCAGGAATCAAGCCCACTGCCGCTCGATCAACTGCTTCTTGCTACGGACCTTGGGATTCACCGGCGGCATCCCCGCAAACTTCGGCGGGATCTCGATCATTGCCTTGTTGATCAGTCCGCCACCGGGTTCGGGTCACTGGCGTAGGCCTCCAGGCCAAGTCGTTGTGCCTAAAGAGGGATCGCGACCTCGATCAGCTTCTTGCGGCTTTTGACGGGGTGGTCGCTCATGGGATGGTCCAGGGATTGATCAGCTACCAGTGCATCCGTCGCTGCGCCCTCGGGATTGAGGTTGTTGGCCCAGGCCAGAACCCATTGATCCGGCTGCGGGCGCATCAGCTCAGAGATCACGTTGGTGTCGAGAACGACCACCGTCATCGTGTTTGCCGTCAGCGTGGCTCGCACTCAGCTGCTGCCGGGCTTGAGCTGCGTTCCGGCATATCGAGCTCCATACCACCCAGTTCAGCGAAATGGGCCTGGATGCAGCTGCCCAGGCTCTCCACCTGAACCTCAGCCTGGCTGGATTCAATCGCTGTTCGCAGGATCGTGCGCGATTCCTCTTCCATGGATCGGCCATGGCGGGCGGCCTGCAATGCCAGCAGTGCAGTTAACGCTATCGACTCCCGAAAGTAATCGGCATAGGCGAACCGGCGCACCAACATCCGATCGACCGCTGCATCGATCGCGGCGGCAAAGGCTTGCCCCAGAGCTTGGTCGCGTTGGCCGTACCAGCGCTTAGTTTCGAGCAAGTCGTCCAGCGCCGTCCACAACTCCGCATCCATGGGCAGGGCGTCGCTGCGGGTGTCCAGACGGGCCCGGACGATTTCTCCACGATCTGGAGACATTCCTCGATTTCGGCGGGATCGGTGCTGGCGCAGTAGCGGCCGAGCTGGGCGGCCTGATTCAGTCGGCGGTCGTAGCAGGCGAAGAGAACAGTCTGTTCAGCGTTGACGTGGAGTTCATGGGCCGCCGCAAGCTGCACACTGTCGTATCCCCGAAGGGCAAGGACGTTGGCAAAGCGCCCAGCAGTTTCCATTACTGGCTGAGTGACCTCAACAAGGGTAAAGGTCTTCCAGGATTGGATCAGGTGCTGCCGGGCCTGTTCGAGATCTTCGTTGCTGATGCTGTGCGCCGGCCCTGGTGGCGAAGCCCTCCCTTCACTGTCTGCCTGGCTGCTGGCTGCACTTAAGCAGAAGCCCCAGACTGGAAAGACTCCGCTCAACGCCGATGAGCACTGCCACAGCCCAACCACTCACGGCGATCCTTCACCGAGAAGAGGAGGTGTACGTGGCCGAGTGCCCGGAAGTGGGCACCGTGAGCCAAGGCGACACCGTGGAAGAAGTGCTGCCGTTGGTGATGCTGCCGCTCTTTGCGGGCCACGCATTGACCCGTTGGGCCCTCCAAGGGTCATACGAGTGGTCATACCAATGGACAGTGCCCAGGAGGCGCGCGCCATTCATCGGTTTGAGTTCAGGCGCAGACGAAGACAGGACTTGCTGCGGTCGCTGGAAGAGCCCCATCCCGACAGCATCACCATCGGCACCCCAGCACTGGGGGCGCTGTACCCAATGCTTGAAACCGGCAGCAGATTCAAGCCCCAGCCGCTTCAGGTGCCTCCGAGCAAACCAGATCGGCAGATTTGCAGGCATCACTGAGGACCTGCAGCAGCACTCGAGGTGACTCCTTGAGCAGCTCCACCCAGTGGCTCAGATAGGCGGCGTGATGCCTTGGCCTCAGCGAAGCCGCACCAGTAGGGCAGGGCTGAGCCTCGCAGGTGCAGGCCCAGGGTGAGCAGTGCTGGATTGGCGCCGCGGTAGCGGCGGCCTCAGAGCAGATTCACGTGGTGCCCCCCCGAGGCGGCATCCCACTCGCGCCGCCAGGGGTTGGTGCCGGCCTCCAGCAAGGCGACCATGGAGGCCACCAGCTTCTCCTCAGGTGAGACCTTGGAGGCAGCACTCGCTCTGGAGGATCGAGGGGATCGGGAAGGGGAAGCAACAGCCACGGGGGAATAAGCGCAGGACCGCAAGCGCAAGCCCGGCCGCGCACGCTGAGGATTCCTGCGCGACGACTTTTGGGGTCTTCAGGGAGAAACTGATCCCCCGGCAGGTCAGTGCTCGTCGTATTTCTGAGCCATAGGCTGCTGGGCACAGCAGACAAGAGCCTCTAGCACCATGGTGTCCAGAACCGCTGAGGGAGGAGTGCTGCTGTGGGTTTTCGTTTCCGTCGCTCCGCCCGCTTGGGCGCCCTGCGGTTTCACTTCTCCAAAAACGGCCTGAGTTCGATCTCAGTTGGTGGCCGGGGTGCCTCGTTCAATGTGCCGGTGAATCGCCGGAGTGGAGCGCGCAGCACGGTGGGCCTGCCAGGGACTGGCCTGAGCTGGAGTGTGGAGCATGAGGCAGACGCTGCCAGGGGCTTGCCCAACAGCCGCCGGCTCAAACCAGGGCAGCTGCAGCTGCTCAAACAGGAATGCCTGCAGATCCTGCACCAGGAGCTCTTTTCCCCAGACAACGACGCCCACCGGCTCTGGAGCGAGGGACTGGTGAGCCAGCTGCTGCTCGATCCACGCGTCAAGGGCCGCACCGCTGGATTGCTGGCGCTGATCGAAACCCCAGAAGCGATGCAGGCCTACATCGAGCGGGGCCGGAGCCAGGACGACGTCAAACGGCGGGCGCAGCGCTGCCTCCAGGCAGCGGAGCTGGCCGGGCGGTTGCTCAATCCCGGTGGCGAGAAATACCTGAATGAGACAACCGAGAAATGAGTGGTTGTACTGATCGCGGCACCCCGTCAACTGCGGGACGCTCGGGACAGCGGGCTGGGAAGCCTGCATCGGCCGTTGTCATGCCAGGCGGGCTTGAGACCCCCGCCTTTTCTCTGGCCAAGTGCTGCATCGATCACACCAGCGTCCGCGTTTCCGGCCTAGACAATCCTGAGACGCCTGAGACTCATGCCTGCCTTTGCTGTGGCCTGCACCCCGCGCGGGTCTTCGATTGAGCGGTTGCAGGCTGGTCGCTACCGGGTCTGCGACACCGACCATCACTGCCGGGAGGTGGAGGACGTCTGGACCGCCTTTGAGCTGGTGCGGGAACTGGAGCTCGAGGGTGCACCGCTGAGCGACACGAACCTTGCTGAGAACAGCTGATGCCAGACGAGCGCCGCTATCGCCTCACCGATGCTGCGATGCAACCCCACCCTTATCTGGATGTTGATTACCCGTCTCTGCAGGAGGCCCTGGATGCGGCACGCCAATGGAGCCGCAACCGGGCCCTGGACTCCTATCAGGCTTCGATCGGCGTGGAGGTGAGCACCGAGCGGGGGGATTGGCGCACCCTGATGCTGCCGACCGAGATCCAGCAACTGGACTTGATCAGCAAGGGGTGAAGCGGCAGAAGCGTCGCCGTTCACACACCCATTCTGGTGGGCCTGCGTTGTCATCACGTCAATTGCTGCCTCCCCATGGGCTCCAAGTTGACGATTACAGGATCGACCCGAGAACGCTCTGCCGTTGATGAGTTGCTGTCGGTCCGCTTCTGGATGAACGGCATGGCTCAAACGGTTCAGGTAGAACGCTCTCGCGCTCTGCGATGCCGCCGTGACCTGCTGTCCACCGGGGCGGTGCTGCTGAATTGATTTTGGAAAATTGTCTGTGATTCTGACGATTGTGTCTGTGGAGTTCACATCCTGCAGTCGATGCCGACTGCCATGTTCACGATCGAGCGGAAGACCTCAGACGGTTGGGTGTCTGTGATTGCGTACAAAACCGAATTGCGGGCGTTTCTGATGGCCCGCAGTCAATGCTTGAGCACTGGAGAGACCTACCGCGTGTTTGACCACAACGGTGATGTGACCAGCGAGGTCACGTTCGCGGAATGCAATCGCCAGTTGGGGGCGCGGTAGCGATCGGACCATCGGCGCGGTTTGCCGGAGCCCAAAGATCGAGGTATGTGCATCGATGGCCGATGGCTGAGTTTTGGATGCTGAGCAGTGCTGCGATGGCGTCAATCGAGCAGGAGGTCGCGAATGCTTGGAACGACGATGTCGTCCAGGGCAATGCCCCGTTCCAGATCTTTGATCACTTCTTGAGCGGCCCAGGTCCCCACAACGGTGCGGCAGTGGTTGTTGCGATCACAAATGCGGTACTGGGTCAGGCGGCTGCGGCTGATCGCAAGACCAGGTGTGTGGCTTTTGATGGTCGGGTGCATCGCATCTCACGCAACTTGCCAAGATCTAACCGATCAGGTGCTTCCCCACTGTTCTCCATGAGCAGGAGGACATGACGCTTGCTACAGCCTCAGATCGAGAGTGCATCCGCCCCGCACACTTGGCAGTGGTGAGGCGCGATCAATCCGTCCTGCCGCCATCGTCTTGATCTGACTGGAGTCACTGGCAAGAAACCCCTCGGATTCCGTCGCTAAGTGCCACACAGCGATCGGAGCGTCGTCGATCTGGGAGCGCAATTCGAGGCAGAGGGGGAGATCGGTTGGCAGACAGGGATGCAGGCAAGGAAACAGCGCTTCCTCGCGGTAGCGCACAGCCAGAGGTTGCTCCGGATGGGGCCAGGGCAAGGCTCGTCCCTGCAACACCAGGTGACAGTTTTTTTGCAGGGTCTGATCGGCAGTCACTTCGAAACGCCTCAGGGAACTGTCGACAAAGCGGCTTGTGCTGCCTCCCTCCACCGGTGTATCGCAAAGCAGAGGCCAGGGTTCGAGGGCCTGACGCACCCAGAGCTGTCCCTGATCCGAGCACCAGTGCAGCAACACGGGGAATCGCCAGTCCCAGATGGCTCGGAAGGGTTGCTGATCCAGCGTTAATCCGCTGCGCGTCAGATCGGCCAGCACCGTTTCCAGATCACGCCAGAGTTCGCTGGGGAGCAGGGCGCGGTCATGGAGCGATTCCCCCCAGGGGTGAAAGTCCACGGGCCGCGTATGGGGTTCGAGCAAACGAACAGCCAGGGCTCGGAACAGCAGCGCCACCGCCGAACTCCAGTGGTGATCCGGCAGCGTTTCAATGGCCCTGAATTCCAACAGGCCCTGGCAACCAGCAGACCAGGCTGGATTCCAGAATTTGTCGAGACTGATTTCACTGCGATGGGTGTTGCCGCTCCGGTCGGCATGCAGATGGCGCAACGTTTCACCGATCGCTACGCGCTGATCACCGTCCGGCAGGCGCTCCAGGGTGTGGAGTGCGAGCTGGAGATCGAGCCGGTTGGCACTTCCTTCATCAGGCCTGGGTGATTGGGAGGCCGGACCAACACTGCGCCCATTGAAGAGATAGGCGAGCGAGGGGTGGTGTTGCCAGTAGCGCAGAAGGCCGACGAGCCAGGCCGGGCGTGAGAAGAACGGATTGTCGTCCAGGTTTGGTCCGCCAAGCAGCAAATGGTTGCCACCACCGGTGCTCTCCTGCCTGTTGTTCCGGAACCGCCAACTGCGCAACCCCACATGGGTCGCGGCTTGTTCAAGGCAGTGCATCCAATCGGCGTAGTCCTGCCAGGTGTGACACACGGGAAGGTTGACTTCCAGAACTCCGGGATCGGCGGTGATGCCAAGCACCTGCCACTGCGTCATTGCATCCCAGGGCAGAACCCCACTGAGCTCAGGCTCAGACCAGGTCTGGCTGTGTCTGGCGATGGAGCGCAATAACAGCAGCAGTGGTTCCCGCTCCAAGGGCGGCAGAAAGATCGTCCAGCCCTCCGGATCGCTCTCAAGCGTCAGGACCTGGCGTAAGGCATCGTCTGGGAAATGCTCCAGTGGCAGGCGCAGGCCAGCTGGTCCTGGGGCCTGAGTGAGTTGGCGCAGCGGTTCTGGCAGCGGCCATGGCACGCCTCTCCAGAGGCCCTGATCACAGCTGAGCGGTACCGCCCAGATCTGACGATCCGATTGGAGCGGATCCCTCAGGGGAAGCGGGTGGAGGGGGCAACGCAGATCAGCACCGACGGCGTGGATCAGGTCGAGCAGCTGCTGTTGCGATGGGATGGCGTTGCTGGTGTTGCTGGTGTTGCCGTGCTGCGGCCAGTGCACCAGGGGCTGACCATCCAGCCCTGTGATCAGACGCAAGACCCAGCGAGGGTTGACTTCGCCGTCGTAGCGCTTTCCAGGGCAATGAATCAGAGAGGATCCAGGCCAGGCGCGTCGTCGTAGTTCGCCAGCGAGAGCACGGGCATAGGTCAGCTTTGTGGGTCCATCAGCGCTCACATTCCATTCGGCGCCATCGGGATGCAGAGGAACGAGGGTTGGTTCTCCGCCCATGGTGAGCTGGATGCCGGCATCCCGAAGTCGTTGCTCGACAACGGCGGTGGTTGCAGTGTTGGCAGCCATCCCTGGTCTCCCGGCCGTGCGGTGTTCCGACCACCTCCAGCTTTCTGAAGCCAGGGGGTGGTGCAGGTAACGATCCACACCCTTTTCGCCTTTCGTTCTCGCCAGATCCGACTTTCAGTGGAAGGTGACCCGTTCGATGGAACCGGCCAGCACCTCGGTTTCTGGTTCAGAAGCGTTGGCGCCCGCGTGTTCTCCCCGGTGTCCTGCCGGCATCGGTGGCGGAATCAGGGGGCCATTCCATTGTGAGGATCTGCGGCCACCAGGTCATTCCGCCGCTGCCAGTTCCTGTTGCAGGGAGCGCAACCAGTGCCAGTCCTCGGCGGTCAGCTGAAAGCGATCAAGGCGTGAGACCGTGCGGCGCAAACGCGCTGGCGTCAGCTGGTGTTCGGCCTTCTCTGCCAACTGGCTGATCAGCACCGGATCGCGACGTTTGATCGCCACCGCCAGGCAGCAGAGCCAGCGTTGGCCTGGCGTCAGTGGGGTGGGTGAGAAGGGAATGGTTTCTGGCATGGCATCAGGGCAGCACTCCAAGCTATGGAGCAGTGTTCGCGGCTTGCTCAGGGCTCTTGGGCCTCAGCCGTTGTGCTGTTTTGAACCGTCAGATGTGGCGATCCGCACGCCTGCGGGACGTCAGTGCCGGATGAATTCGATCAGGCTGATGGCCAGGCGGAGCGATGGTGCCGATGCGTGAGATCACCTTTGAAGTGGAACAGGCCAGGACCAGGCAGCTGACCGGGCGCTCCCGCAACCCACAACTGCGGATCGATGCCAGCAGCCTGGAGGAGCTGCAGCATGAGGCCCGCGATGCCCTGATTCAGCACTACGGGCCTGCCCATGTGGGCTACCGGGCCCGGGTGCGCCGCCGCGTCAAGCTGATGCCGAGTGGCGGGGAGCATCGCTGAGCAGGCAGCCCCAGGCGCGGCGCTGGATCGTCACCGGTTGGGAGTTGATTCCTGTTGCTGTTGCTGTTGTTGACGCCTGAGCTGCGGGGCGCATGACGACCACCTGGCAGAGATCGCCGATGCGGCGGGCATGCAGCAATTCGGGGATGGGAGCGACGCGTGCCATGGAGGGGAAGCAACTGCAGGCAACGTATGGGCCATGGTTCGGCTGCATCCCCGGTGTTGTCAGGGGGTCAGAGTTGTGGCTTGCCTGTTGCTGGGGCTTGGCTCTGTGAGTTCCAGGGTGAGGCCGTGGGTGGCGGCAGTGGCCTCTAGGGCGCGTATGAAGGCGCGAATGCGTGCTGTCGGTGGCTGGTGCTCCTGCTTCTTTTCATCAAAGAAGTCCTGCATCGCTTTGATCAGAGCAATGCCGCGCTCGGTCCCGAACTCGTTCCCCCAACAGAAGATCGGGCGTCCTGTATCAGCAAAGATCGAGACATCGATGGCCTCTCCGTTGCCATCCAGCAACCGCGCCATGAACAGATGCTCGAGCAGCTGTTCATGGTGGTGGTGAGTGGTTGCGTTGCCTTCTGCGAGGGTCATGGCGGCTGCCTCTGGAGAGGAAACGTCTTCTTTCAACGTACAAACCAGTGGCCTGCTGGCAACTCCAGATCTGGTGGATGGTGCAGGTGCATGACGCCAGAGCTGAGTGAAATTTTGCGGATTTTGCATCAACAGCGACAACAGCTGAATGTCTTCTGGATGTTGTTGCCATTTTTCTGCCCTGCTGGCTAGTCAATGGACAGGGCCCGGGATCGCATGGTACTGCCGTTGCAGTTGCGCAGGAGCGCGAATCGGGCCCGGTGTGGTGGTGGCCTGCCACGTGTTTGTGGAGTGATGATCCCATGAAGAACGGCTATCTCAAGGAAGTGTTTGCGGTGGATCCCGCCAGCCACATCCTGTTTCTCAATTGCTGGTCTGCTGATCTGGAGCGTCTGCATGGCGGTGATCTGCGCTGGCCCCCGGTGGCGCTGCCGGCGGAGACCTGGACCGGTTTTGAAGAGATCGTGCTCTGGGAAACCGATCGCAACCGGGTGCTGTTCAAGCTCAATCTCAGGGGTTGGCAGCGCCTCAGGGGTGATCTCAATGCCTGGATTCCGCAGGTGGTGGCGATCGAGGAATTGCTGGAGCCGATGGAGATTTCTCTGGCCCTGGAGGCTGATGCCAACACGATCGTCAATGGCGACTGCAGCCGGATCAGCTTCCTGCCGATGCTGGAGCCGCGGGCGATTCCTGAGGAGCTGTTTGATCAACGCGAACGGCTGATCCAACGGGCTGTGCGGGAAGGCAGGCCGCACGATCGGGGC is a genomic window containing:
- a CDS encoding transglutaminase family protein; amino-acid sequence: MAANTATTAVVEQRLRDAGIQLTMGGEPTLVPLHPDGAEWNVSADGPTKLTYARALAGELRRRAWPGSSLIHCPGKRYDGEVNPRWVLRLITGLDGQPLVHWPQHGNTSNTSNAIPSQQQLLDLIHAVGADLRCPLHPLPLRDPLQSDRQIWAVPLSCDQGLWRGVPWPLPEPLRQLTQAPGPAGLRLPLEHFPDDALRQVLTLESDPEGWTIFLPPLEREPLLLLLRSIARHSQTWSEPELSGVLPWDAMTQWQVLGITADPGVLEVNLPVCHTWQDYADWMHCLEQAATHVGLRSWRFRNNRQESTGGGNHLLLGGPNLDDNPFFSRPAWLVGLLRYWQHHPSLAYLFNGRSVGPASQSPRPDEGSANRLDLQLALHTLERLPDGDQRVAIGETLRHLHADRSGNTHRSEISLDKFWNPAWSAGCQGLLEFRAIETLPDHHWSSAVALLFRALAVRLLEPHTRPVDFHPWGESLHDRALLPSELWRDLETVLADLTRSGLTLDQQPFRAIWDWRFPVLLHWCSDQGQLWVRQALEPWPLLCDTPVEGGSTSRFVDSSLRRFEVTADQTLQKNCHLVLQGRALPWPHPEQPLAVRYREEALFPCLHPCLPTDLPLCLELRSQIDDAPIAVWHLATESEGFLASDSSQIKTMAAGRIDRASPLPSVRGGCTLDLRL
- a CDS encoding DUF4236 domain-containing protein, with the protein product MGFRFRRSARLGALRFHFSKNGLSSISVGGRGASFNVPVNRRSGARSTVGLPGTGLSWSVEHEADAARGLPNSRRLKPGQLQLLKQECLQILHQELFSPDNDAHRLWSEGLVSQLLLDPRVKGRTAGLLALIETPEAMQAYIERGRSQDDVKRRAQRCLQAAELAGRLLNPGGEKYLNETTEK
- a CDS encoding ArdC family protein, which codes for MASMVALLEAGTNPWRREWDAASGGHHVNLL